The Zygotorulaspora mrakii chromosome 3, complete sequence genome includes a region encoding these proteins:
- a CDS encoding uncharacterized protein (ancestral locus Anc_5.436) codes for MSEKNSSVINKFEQATLDESSTKPLYFSKVTIEGDNGSSPLSNGFYKTILEHPLTAPLQNVDSSLSMFQAIRNNFLYTGLYQDVSVSFEQDYDSATLEYMRNGIPHEYGIELPIPTHAKISLKPSALYNSNAASTTINDDSASLAVCRTWLNQLGLADSEMLYWGINYNPIKSAWEGITCKGFVSVPLMRNPSIKGLLDFEYNELTDLSSDSQTTKKDYENVTSMGFKKSWILDNCKSIPFFYTGLSFTNRLSRNKNDKSGEAREYYLKTGVISQFQHDTRKFFGTLPISGYLLKLNNEYVLSQSNLHSLDESIENNFNKFQFNLEHHVSYLKNIFTRSFDLQFGGIVPMAEIESVHPADRFCSTGTNLLRGFQPSSSDFANNFYYKVGLNTSHKIYRTPLNSPLRLGLFLNIGNAFNDLQNAFDSYAAAAGASLFYKTPQADMDLTYAYPLTSRPQDIAKPGFSFGIKFSYF; via the coding sequence ATGTCAGAAAAGAACTCTAGTGTGATTAATAAATTTGAGCAAGCTACTCTTGATGAGTCATCGACCAAACCGCTATACTTTTCCAAGGTTACCATTGAAGGGGACAATGGCTCAAGTCCGCTTTCAAATGGATTTTACAAGACTATATTGGAACATCCCCTGACTGCTCCCTTACAAAATGTGGACTCAAGTTTAAGCATGTTTCAGGCCATAAGAAATAATTTTCTTTACACAGGACTATACCAGGATGTAAGTGTGTCGTTTGAACAGGATTATGACAGCGCTACCCTGGAGTATATGCGCAACGGCATCCCACATGAGTATGGAATAGAGTTACCTATTCCAACTCAtgccaaaatttctttgaagCCATCTGCTCTTTATAACAGTAATGCAGCATCGACGACTATAAATGATGATTCTGCTTCACTTGCAGTATGTCGCACTTGGTTGAATCAATTAGGACTTGCTGACTCTGAGATGCTATATTGGGGTATTAACTACAACCCAATCAAGTCCGCATGGGAAGGTATAACATGCAAGGGGTTTGTTTCAGTGCCTTTGATGAGAAATCCTTCTATAAAGGGACTTTTAGATTTTGAATACAACGAATTGACAGACTTGAGTAGTGATTCGCAAACAACTAAAAAAGACTACGAGAATGTAACTTCCATGGGttttaaaaaaagttgGATACTGGACAACTGCAAGTCCATTCCGTTTTTTTACACCGGCCTTTCCTTTACCAATAGGctttcaagaaacaaaaatgacaaaagTGGTGAAGCTAGAGAATACTATTTGAAGACAGGCGTAATAAGTCAGTTTCAACATGATACTAGGAAATTCTTTGGAACTTTACCAATATCCGGCTACCTTTTGAAGCTTAATAACGAGTACGTGCTATCTCAGTCAAACCTACATTCTTTGGATGAATCGATAGAgaataatttcaataagTTTCAGTTTAATCTGGAACATCATGTTTCCTAcctcaaaaatatttttacGAGGTCTTTTGATCTACAATTTGGAGGTATTGTGCCAATGGCAGAGATCGAAAGTGTTCATCCAGCAGATAGATTCTGCTCAACCGGCACCAATTTATTGAGAGGATTTCAGCCAAGCAGCTCCGACTTCGCTAATAATTTCTACTACAAAGTCGGTTTGAACACGTCACATAAAATTTATCGGACCCCATTGAACTCACCATTAAGGCTCGgtttgtttttgaacattGGGAATGCCTTCAATGACTTGCAAAACGCTTTTGATTCTTATGCAGCAGCTGCTGGTGCTTCGCTATTTTATAAGACACCTCAAGCAGATATGGATCTAACCTATGCATATCCGTTAACATCAAGACCGCAAGATATTGCTAAACCAGGATTTTCCTTCGGAATCAAGTTCTCCTATTTTTAG
- the LEO1 gene encoding Paf1-complex subunit LEO1 (similar to Saccharomyces cerevisiae LEO1 (YOR123C); ancestral locus Anc_5.440), which translates to MSEQSERSGEIEGKQAAPADAKPVEESSSESPDQAMDDLFGEEDEDENDNVGTGSVTNSGSESENEEDKDASDGEREKSQRIRLGLDDDEAEEQAMYTRKFYGEDIDNLSEEESSQHHFKEESVELVRHIVPYRAIEDANGSKPVIYYAKVPEFLTIDPIPFDPPSFETKVQERLENSSKEDQLGESLIDENTIRWRYSKDENQQVYKESNAQIVEWSDGKFSLKLGDEYTDILVNDTENTFFAVSHDQQELMQCSEGGEITKSLMFIPTSTNSKMHQKLTKAVKKRNQRQVSGPGIYIVNKDPELEKNELERQQQQRVRERRKRQLKEMENRDSPDTAGSFEYNNGYKKNRAASMEPDSYASSSRHNEYERDDFIVDDDDEEVEYPDEDEDELLDDADSNDDADHEEDEDDAKAERLRALKRTGADTYKQEKTATDSEGETKRRKVAVIDDEDDE; encoded by the coding sequence ATGTCTGAACAGAGCGAAAGAAGTGGTGAGATTGAAGGCAAACAGGCTGCACCAGCTGATGCGAAACCAGTTGAGGAATCAAGCAGTGAATCGCCTGATCAAGCTATGGATGATCTTTTTGgtgaagaagacgaagatgaaaatgataatgtGGGTACTGGGTCAGTTACTAACTCTGGTTCTGAGTCAGAGAACGAAGAAGATAAGGATGCCAGTGATGGTGAGCGTGAGAAAAGTCAGCGAATTCGTCTAGGCTTGGATGATGACGAAGCAGAGGAACAAGCAATGTATACCAGAAAGTTTTATGGTGAAGATATAGATAATTTGAGCGAGGAAGAAAGCTCCCAGCATCACTTCAAGGAAGAAAGCGTTGAATTAGTGAGACACATTGTCCCATATCGTGCCATTGAAGATGCTAACGGTTCAAAGCCTGTCATATATTACGCAAAAGTTCCCGAATTCCTTACTATTGATCCAATACCATTTGATCCACCAAGTTTCGAAACAAAAGTACAGGAGAGACTcgaaaattcttccaaagaaGACCAATTAGGCGAAAGTCTAATAGACGAAAATACGATTAGATGGAGATActcaaaagatgaaaatcaGCAGGTGTATAAAGAATCTAATGCCCAGATAGTGGAATGGTCTGATGGCAAGTTTTCGCTAAAATTAGGAGATGAGTACACCGATATATTAGTAAATGACACGGAGAACACTTTTTTCGCGGTTTCTCACGATCAGCAAGAGCTAATGCAATGCTCTGAAGGAGGTGAGATCACCAAGTCGCTAATGTTCATTCCAACATCCACGAACTCAAAAATGCATCAAAAACTGACAAAAGCAGTCAAGAAGAGAAACCAAAGGCAAGTCAGTGGACCAGGTATCTACATAGTCAACAAAGATCCAGAGctggaaaagaatgaatTAGAAAgacaacagcagcaaagAGTCAGAGAAAGAAGGAAGAGACAACTAAAAGAAATGGAGAATAGAGACTCGCCTGACACTGCGGGTTCATTTGAATACAATAACGGTTACAAGAAGAACAGGGCAGCATCAATGGAGCCAGACTCCTATGCTTCCTCTTCCAGACATAACGAATACGAGCGCGATGATTTCATTGTGGATGAcgacgatgaagaagttgaataCCCTGACGAGGATGAAGACGAACTACTAGATGATGCAGACAGTAACGATGATGCAGACCATGAGGAAGATGAGGACGACGCCAAAGCAGAGAGATTGAGAGCCTTAAAAAGAACAGGCGCTGACACATacaagcaagaaaaaactGCCACTGACTCAGAGGgtgaaacaaaaagaagaaaagtcGCTGTCATTGACGATGAAGACGATGAATAG
- the CTS2 gene encoding putative chitinase (similar to Saccharomyces cerevisiae CTS2 (YDR371W); ancestral locus Anc_5.441), with amino-acid sequence MIWTIHISVVLFVLISILAEMCFHEKLFKPLLRKKVLDHIQSNANMQRNASRMSIDDENGYSCGLYYSNWSPYSPRLHYPHDINLSQVSHIYYSFFLVDGETGTLKSSDEWSDFAMDIYKPLAIKLNKLNREDVDQELYAKNLPMGLIGELNFLRHSNVLGDKNAKDFKVIMSVGGWSNRQEFPKVVRDAKKFDKFIDSCVDTMFKYGFDGIDLDWEFPEDDGFEPQKYLEIVQNLRRKLDDLESDIFGGHSAGNHNRFHLSMATPGFAEKLNIMPIVEMNKHIDIWNMMTYDYYGEWSETTGYHSNLYDSGPQNEKVDMLYKYSHSSGSDERLCGNAAVTQMIEKFGVDSKKITLGMAAYGRGFKKVSANKTDTRFIDKAFHGVSGGSDGETGIWLYNQLPLGGSNEVFDPDYVSAFCFNPKSKTFVGYDNVDSVSVKTQYIKDMKLAGGFWWESCGDTHNDPSRSLVNTFVNEITSIKKFPNSMYHQSSVLKYYIKRYGAGGFLTSIFAQMIEAK; translated from the coding sequence ATGATTTGGACAATCCACATCAGTGTCGTTTTATTTGTGTTAATCAGCATCCTCGCGGAGATGTGCTTTCATGAGAAGCTGTTCAAGCCtttattgagaaaaaaggTTCTTGATCATATTCAGTCGAATGCAAATATGCAAAGAAATGCTTCAAGAATGAGTatcgatgatgaaaatgggTACAGCTGTGGGCTTTATTATTCTAACTGGTCACCTTATTCGCCGCGTTTGCATTATCCTCATGATATAAATTTGTCACAAGTATCTCATATCTattactcttttttcttggtTGATGGCGAAACTGGTACCCTGAAGTCTAGTGATGAATGGTCTGATTTTGCAATGGATATATACAAACCTTTGGcaataaaattgaataaattaAACCGCGAAGATGTGGACCAAGAGCTATATGCCAAAAATTTACCAATGGGACTAATTGgagaattgaattttttacgCCATTCCAATGTTTTAGGGGATAAGAACGCAAAAGACTTCAAAGTTATAATGTCCGTCGGTGGATGGTCAAATCGTCAGGAATTTCCCAAAGTTGTCAGAGATGCGAAAAAGtttgataaattcattGATTCTTGCGTTGATACTATGTTCAAGTATGGATTTGATGGGATTGACTTGGATTGGGAGTTTCCGGAGGATGATGGCTTTGAACCACAgaaatatcttgaaatagTGCAAAATCTCAGAAGAAAACTTGACGATTTGGAATCTGATATATTTGGTGGCCATTCTGCTGGTAATCATAATAGGTTTCACTTATCCATGGCAACACCAGGctttgctgaaaaattgaatattaTGCCCATAGTGGAAATGAACAAGCACATTGATATTTGGAACATGATGACCTACGATTATTATGGAGAATGGTCAGAAACTACAGGATACCATAGTAATCTTTATGACAGCGGCCCCCAGAATGAAAAGGTAGACATGCTATACAAATATTCACACTCTTCGGGTAGCGATGAACGTCTCTGCGGTAATGCGGCAGTGACACAAATgattgagaaatttggaGTCGACTCCAAGAAAATTACCTTGGGAATGGCTGCGTATGGTAGAGGGTTCAAAAAGGTGTCCGCGAATAAGACAGATACTAGATTTATTGACAAGGCTTTTCATGGTGTCAGTGGCGGATCTGATGGAGAGACAGGAATTTGGCTATACAACCAGTTGCCCTTGGGCGGTTCAAATGAAGTATTTGATCCCGATTACGTTTCtgctttttgtttcaatcCCAAgtcaaaaacttttgttGGCTACGACAACGTTGATTCTGTTAGTGTCAAGACTCAGtatatcaaagatatgaaaTTGGCAGGCGGATTTTGGTGGGAATCGTGTGGAGATACCCACAATGATCCATCAAGATCTCTCGTAAATACTTTTGTGAATGAAATCACTTCGATTAAGAAGTTTCCAAATTCCATGTATCATCAATCTAGTGTTCTAAAGTACtatatcaaaagatatgGAGCTGGAGGTTTTTTAACGTCCATATTTGCTCAAATGATTGAGGCGAAGTGA
- a CDS encoding uncharacterized protein (ancestral locus Anc_5.438), giving the protein MVEWCAIVFDKADRSKARPAHLAGIPPLVEQGKLVCAGAIYNEPKEKGGERTFAGSHLQIVADTKKEALDIIKSDTFAKEGIWDLDNIILYQFGCAVRIPKS; this is encoded by the coding sequence ATGGTCGAGTGGTGCGCAATTGTTTTCGACAAAGCTGACAGATCAAAGGCAAGACCTGCACATTTGGCAGGTATTCCACCTTTAGTGGAACAAGGTAAACTGGTATGTGCTGGTGCTATTTACAACGAGCCAAAGGAAAAAGGCGGAGAGCGCACTTTCGCTGGATCTCACTTGCAAATCGTTGCAGACACCAAGAAGGAAGCTTTGGATATTATAAAATCTGATACTTTTGCGAAAGAGGGTATCTGGGACCTTGACAACATCATTCTCTACCAATTCGGTTGCGCAGTTCGCATTCCCAAAAGCTGA
- the XRS2 gene encoding Xrs2p (similar to Saccharomyces cerevisiae XRS2 (YDR369C); ancestral locus Anc_5.435) gives MWILRYQYELDGGNLNSVSFCINSEQINSIGRSSKNNLVIRNDKSISREHLRFSWKRNESSLNFTNKGKLTAANGKYLKPDETISFEESLYHSLPIVIELGTKPTRIEVRRQEEVWDIPSDLSNFEPVLKISGIDVISNRKRENTCNLMVASNNVILNRLRHLFALINGIKFVNSEFLTRASTILCQKQDNFDDLWSDLRDPKYLMYSDTPAHKKHVSLLGLKFYVLGGDSEEIDLARSSIEAVGGSVSTCDIAYLEHALQHERSKESIIIIQLSGETSLPTNIEGRTIDQLINAFSKEDVESLLGGISESDSVLKSATLSPTQNNDAQQLSLNDKSSILPMRPLKRRRVTRQTIKPLDSLMFFAGGDSIVDDSIKNDSQKQISQIPELLNRKSSQIEIPAAEQALTMSEKQPETSCSTHSSVIEESTKRKRDESSNNKQCEDALQDKRVHTFAVAIGTHENPDLTIAKRGKKSLNTHTLPKNTRKKTLTDYKIDSNKSGEDETKQDPQDLVQVIQDTKNREVNRLRSTLVQVSADELTDDAIMKLGNITLVERNDSLYRHDSSKQVSGDKAEKQAFEGRKNFKVFTKSWPAYQQKQLGSSVSQASSNSVRNSAFLISRKYVPLKEYSKDSEGTNDQEFNDFVDPHVHAEKESSSHSYIVENGDQRSFSFSRNSSASNALFVADEDEDPVIPLVQPEKDIPRSSSRSRSRSKSISGHALPQSKSNMRSRFEMDGDSDDDSDDDGPKFSFKRSRR, from the coding sequence ATGTGGATCTTAAGATACCAATATGAGCTGGATGGAGGGAATCTCAATAGCGTGTCATTTTGCATCAATAGCGAGCAAATAAACTCTATTGGACGCTCTAGTAAAAATAATCTCGTTATAAGAAACGACAAAAGCATATCAAGAGAGCATCTTCGGTTTAGTTGGAAAAGGAACgaatcatctttgaattttaCTAATAAAGGAAAACTAACAGCTGCTAATGGTAAATATTTAAAGCCTGACGAGACCATCAGCTTCGAAGAATCATTGTATCACTCACTGCCAATAGTAATAGAGTTGGGAACAAAACCGACACGAATAGAAGTTCGAAGACAAGAAGAGGTTTGGGATATTCCATCCGATCTATCTAATTTTGAGCCTGTATTGAAAATCAGTGGAATAGATGTAATTTCAAACCGGAAACGTGAGAATACATGCAACTTGATGGTTGCTAGCAATAACGTCATATTGAATCGGCTTCGACATCTCTTTGCACTAATAAATGGCATAAAATTTGTGAATTCTGAATTCCTAACTCGTGCTAGCACAATACTATGTCAAAAACAGGACaactttgatgatttatGGTCAGATTTAAGAGATCCTAAATACCTGATGTACTCTGATACTCCTGCGCATAAAAAACATGTCAGTCTTCTCGGGTTGAAGTTTTATGTCTTGGGTGGTGATAGCGAAGAAATTGATCTCGCTAGAAGTTCCATCGAGGCAGTTGGTGGCAGTGTAAGTACCTGCGATATCGCATATTTGGAACATGCCTTGCAGCACGAGCGTTCGAAAGAGAGCATAATAATAATCCAATTAAGTGGGGAGACTTCATTACCCACTAATATAGAAGGTCGCACTattgatcaattgatcaatgctttttcaaaagaagacGTGGAGTCACTATTGGGTGGCATATCAGAATCTGACTCTGTATTAAAAAGTGCAACTTTAAGTCCAACACAGAACAATGATGCCCAACAGTTATCACTCAATGATAAGTCAAGTATCCTCCCCATGCGCCccttgaaaagaagaagggTGACTAGACAGACGATCAAACCTCTGGATAGTTTGATGTTTTTCGCCGGTGGAGATAGTATTGTAGATGATTCGATAAAAAACGATAGTCAGAAACAAATTAGTCAAATTCCTGAATTGCTTAATAGAAAATCGTCACAAATCGAAATACCTGCAGCTGAGCAGGCATTGACGATGAGTGAAAAACAGCCAGAAACCTCTTGTTCCACTCATTCCAGTGTGATAGAAGAGAGTACTAAGcgaaaaagagatgaatCATCTAACAATAAACAGTGTGAAGATGCCCTCCAAGATAAACGAGTGCACACTTTCGCAGTTGCAATCGGTACTCATGAGAATCCCGACCTCACCATTGCAAAGAGGGGCAAAAAATCACTAAATACACACACATTGCCAAAAAATACTAGGAAAAAGACATTAACTGATTACAAAATCGATAGCAATAAGTCtggtgaagatgaaacAAAGCAGGATCCTCAAGATTTAGTTCAGGTGATTCAAGATACTAAAAATCGTGAAGTAAACAGGCTGAGGTCGACTTTGGTACAAGTATCTGCGGATGAACTGACTGATGATGCCATTATGAAACTTGGAAATATCACTCTTGTAGAGCGCAATGACTCACTTTATCGCCATGACTCTAGCAAACAAGTTTCAGGAGATAAGGCAGAAAAACAAGCGTTTGAAGGtcgaaaaaatttcaaagtgtTCACCAAATCCTGGCCTGCATACCAGCAGAAACAGCTCGGTAGCTCAGTAAGTCAGGCATCCTCGAACTCCGTAAGAAATAGCGCCTTTCtcatatcaagaaaatatgTTCCACTTAAAGAGTATAGCAAGGACTCAGAGGGAACCAACGACCAAGAGTTTAATGACTTTGTGGACCCTCACGTTCATGCAGAAAAGGAATCATCTTCACATTCGtatattgttgaaaatggcGATCAGCGCTCATTCAGTTTTTCACGTAACAGTAGTGCCAGTAACGCTTTGTTTGTAgcagatgaagatgaagatccGGTCATTCCACTCGTGCAACCCGAGAAAGATATTCCTAGATCAAGCTCTAGGTCAAGATCAAGATCCAAATCTATATCAGGTCATGCATTGCCCCAGTCTAAATCAAATATGAGAAGCAGATTTGAAATGGACGGAGATTCGGATGACGATTCAGATGACGATGGACCAAAATTCAGCTTCAAACGTAGTCGACGGTAA
- the PFY1 gene encoding profilin (similar to Saccharomyces cerevisiae PFY1 (YOR122C); ancestral locus Anc_5.439) — protein MSWQAYTDNLLGTGKVDKAVIYSRAGDSAWASSGGLNLQANEIREIVQGFDNPSGLQSNGLHIQGQKFMLLRADDRSIYGRHDAEGVICVRTKQTVLIAHYPPSVQAGEATKIVEQLADYLISVQY, from the exons ATGTCTTGGCAAG CGTACACTGACAACCTTTTGGGAACTGGTAAAGTTGACAAAGCTGTCATATATTCTAGAGCAGGGGACTCTGCTTGGGCCAGCTCAGGTGGACTGAACTTGCAAGCTAACGAGATTCGCGAGATTGTGCAAGGGTTCGACAATCCTTCTGGTTTACAAAGCAACGGGTTGCACATTCAAGGTCAAAAATTCATGCTGTTGAGAGCTGATGATAGAAGTATTTACGGTAGACATGATGCTGAAGGTGTAATCTGTGTAAGAACCAAACAGACAGTGCTCATTGCGCATTACCCACCAAGCGTTCAAGCAGGTGAAGCTACCAAGATTGTCGAACAGCTGGCAGATTACCTGATCAGTGTGCAGTATTAG
- the DXO1 gene encoding Dxo1p (similar to Saccharomyces cerevisiae YDR370C; ancestral locus Anc_5.437): MQLKTNTNGSQGVKEKKNKSRPKTKKKQAVACIPGECFTVPKICYSVKRPWHFYTECREVATYHNGCLLLGTHFDLPTIPRLSRDISQLCDLNSIEYKRKFLGANLYSDYENHNPPTLQELDDATPCFQYYNKLRSTSSFSLSHLSDEVQTILSPRHHIVEMVMSLFDGDEFSMICTTFGSGKILFSLDNTRKKMLPAGSDNRMKKMAYTGIALERALTHNDTRPYFSIVEGFIKEKDVNLILRCEMDAINELKNMYTELKCYSKLNLHNIHHRRKMLKTWVQISLIPQSDLIIGLRDQGGILRDLLWYSREKLYADLTNPSLPRNKRYKDFNPNVAVAWFHHCIHAITQNLLHCTNDITPSQSFKVVFYTNHAIKINQLNSVPRYAKTIIQKYSTSSI, translated from the coding sequence ATGCAGCTAAAGACCAATACGAATGGCAGTCAAGGCGTcaaggagaagaaaaacaagagTAGGCctaaaacaaaaaaaaaacaggCTGTAGCATGCATTCCAGGAGAGTGCTTTACAGTTCCTAAGATCTGCTATTCTGTAAAACGCCCATGGCACTTTTATACAGAGTGTAGAGAAGTTGCTACCTACCATAATGGATGCTTATTGTTAGGAACTCATTTTGATCTGCCAACGATTCCGAGACTCAGCCGTGATATATCGCAATTGTGCGATCtaaattcaattgagtACAAGAGAAAGTTTTTGGGCGCAAACTTGTACAGCGATTATGAAAACCATAATCCACCTACATTGCAGGAACTGGACGATGCAACTCCCTGTTTCCAGTACTACAATAAGCTTCGATCCACTTCGTCATTTTCGTTGTCGCACTTGTCCGATGAGGTACAAACCATTTTATCACCGAGGCATCATATCGTTGAAATGGTAATGTCACTTTTTGATGGTGATGAATTCTCCATGATATGTACCACATTTGGGAGTGGCAAGATCCTTTTCTCTCTTGATAATAccaggaaaaaaatgcttccGGCTGGCAGTGATAAcaggatgaagaaaatggcCTATACAGGCATTGCATTAGAGAGAGCATTGACTCATAACGACACAAGACCTTATTTTTCCATAGTAGAGGGATTcatcaaggaaaaagatgttaACTTGATACTTAGATGCGAAATGGATGCCATCAatgaattaaaaaatatgtaCACGGAGTTAAAATGCTATTCTAAACTAAACTTACATAACATCCAtcacagaagaaaaatgctcAAAACTTGGGTTCAGATTTCTCTAATTCCTCAATCAGACCTTATTATAGGGCTGAGAGATCAAGGTGGCATACTACGTGATTTACTGTGGTACTCAAGAGAAAAGTTATATGCTGATTTGACCAACCCAAGTCTACCAAGAAACAAGCGATATAAAGATTTCAATCCGAACGTAGCTGTCGCATGGTTTCATCATTGCATACATGCGATCACACAAAATCTCTTGCATTGCACAAATGATATAACTCCGTCacaatctttcaaagtGGTGTTTTATACTAATCACGCAATAAAAATCAATCAGTTGAATTCTGTACCTCGCTATGCAAAGACAATTATCCAGAAGTATAGTACTTCTTCTATATAA
- the VPS74 gene encoding Vps74p (similar to Saccharomyces cerevisiae VPS74 (YDR372C); ancestral locus Anc_5.442) translates to MSNLQRRRVNRVDSTENSEIQGNNYDESSSKKVAYDPEEAKITENVKIPKLTLMEEVLLLGLKDKEGYLSFWNDNISYALRGCILIELALRGNIRIMDDPSRKRYDISERLIEVVDVSKTGEVLLDETLQLMRNDEPSTIANWIDLLSGETWNLLKINYQLKQVRERLAKGLVDKGVLRTEMKNFFLFDMATHPVTDSGCKEAIKRRILSVLVSRNMELNYNDYFPETTSFKLIRTIALICGSYRANVLENILTSLDYEKRDKAISRADELLEQFSQYPFVLDNQSESGLSINLNKEVQEEIESHKNSALQLEVVAGVFEVFSRMDMIL, encoded by the coding sequence atgtCAAATCTGCAGCGTCGTAGGGTAAATCGTGTTGATTCCACCGAAAACAGTGAAATCCAGGGGAACAATTATGATGAATCGTCGTCAAAGAAAGTTGCGTATGATCCAGAAGAAGCCAAGATCACtgaaaatgtcaaaataCCTAAGCTCACATTGATGGAAGAGGTGTTGCTGCTAGGTTTGAAAGATAAAGAAGGGTATCTTTCATTTTGGAATGATAACATTTCATACGCATTACGTGGATGTATACTCATTGAGCTTGCATTGAGAGGCAATATTAGAATCATGGATGACCCTTCAAGGAAGAGATACGACATCTCCGAGAGATTAATCGAAGTTGTGGATGTGAGCAAAACTGGCGAAGTTTTATTGGATGAGACTTTACAGTTGATGAGAAATGATGAGCCATCGACAATTGCAAATTGGATTGATTTACTAAGTGGTGAAACCTGGAATCTATTGAAGATTAATTACCAATTGAAACAAGTCAGAGAAAGGCTGGCTAAAGGTTTAGTTGATAAGGGCGTATTGAGAACagaaatgaagaatttttttctctttgatatgGCAACTCATCCCGTTACAGATTCAGGCTGTAAGGAAGCTATCAAAAGGAGAATATTATCCGTCCTAGTCTCTAGAAACATGGAGCTTAACTACAATGACTATTTTCCAGAAACGACATCGTTCAAACTGATCAGGACAATTGCATTAATATGTGGATCTTATCGTGCGAACGTcttggaaaatattttaaCATCTCTAGACTATGAAAAGAGGGATAAGGCCATCTCCAGAGCCGATGAGCTGTTGGAACAATTCTCGCAGTATCCATTTGTATTGGATAATCAAAGTGAATCGGGGCTTTCAATCAATTTAAATAAGGAAGTTCAAGAAGAGATCGAGTCGCATAAAAATTCTGCATTACAGTTAGAAGTAGTGGCCGGTGTATTTGAagtattttccagaatgGATATGATATTATGA